In a genomic window of Nostoc sp. UHCC 0870:
- a CDS encoding nucleoside hydrolase → MNKQLVLMDHDGGVDDYLATMLLLTMDHIELLGVVVTPADCYVQPAVSATRKIIDLMGFSHIPVAESTVRGINPFPRLYRRDSFIVDHLPILNQNETIKTPLVAETGQDFMVQVLREASEPVTLMVTGPLTTVAVALDQAPDIAAKIKKIVWMGGALNVPGNVEKSLESGQDGSAEWNVYWDAISAARVWETQIEIIMCPLDLTNNVPMTSDLVQKMGRQRHYPISDLAGQCYALVIPQDYYFWDVLATAYLGHPEFYQLREWETEIITTGISQGRTRVVPGGRKILAMDEVDKDAFYAYILHQWAR, encoded by the coding sequence ATGAACAAACAACTGGTATTAATGGATCATGATGGCGGTGTAGACGATTATCTAGCGACTATGCTGCTGTTGACAATGGATCATATTGAACTTCTAGGCGTTGTAGTCACACCTGCTGATTGTTATGTGCAGCCAGCCGTTAGTGCTACACGTAAAATTATTGATTTGATGGGATTCTCTCACATACCAGTTGCAGAAAGCACAGTTCGCGGAATTAATCCTTTTCCTCGCTTATATCGCCGTGATTCGTTTATTGTTGACCATCTGCCCATTCTCAACCAAAACGAAACTATCAAAACGCCTTTGGTTGCAGAAACAGGTCAAGATTTTATGGTGCAAGTCTTGCGTGAAGCATCAGAACCAGTAACTCTCATGGTGACTGGGCCTCTGACAACGGTAGCTGTAGCTTTAGATCAAGCACCAGATATTGCAGCCAAAATCAAGAAAATTGTCTGGATGGGGGGTGCTTTGAATGTTCCTGGTAATGTCGAAAAAAGCCTAGAATCTGGACAAGATGGTTCTGCTGAATGGAATGTTTATTGGGATGCAATTTCTGCGGCGCGGGTATGGGAAACCCAAATTGAAATTATTATGTGTCCTTTGGATTTAACCAACAATGTGCCGATGACATCAGATTTAGTCCAGAAAATGGGGAGACAACGCCACTACCCTATTTCTGATTTAGCAGGACAATGTTATGCCTTAGTCATACCCCAAGATTATTATTTCTGGGATGTGTTAGCAACCGCTTATTTAGGACACCCAGAATTTTATCAATTGCGTGAGTGGGAAACGGAAATTATTACCACTGGTATTAGTCAGGGGCGTACTAGAGTTGTCCCTGGTGGGCGAAAGATTTTAGCGATGGATGAAGTAGATAAAGATGCTTTTTACGCCTACATTTTGCACCAGTGGGCAAGGTAA
- a CDS encoding right-handed parallel beta-helix repeat-containing protein, producing MSLCINPRCTNPQNPDNLLFCQACGSELLLEGCYRVVSVLGWGGFGKTFVVHDARTQTTKVLKILTNHHPKAIELFQREAEVLTHLNHPGIPRVEANGYFIYFPRNSQEPLHCLVMEKIEGLDLGAYLTQREYRPIDQKLALQWLKEAVIILQQVHQQGLFHRDIKPSNIMLRADGRLALIDFGTARSITQTYIAKQSIGQVTGVISAGYTPSEQINGQAVQQSDFFALGRTFVYLLTGKEPTNSLIYDGYSDELRWRDHTNILPQFADLLDQMMARLPNQRPQNTQLILQKLAEIDKVLHPPVITDPPKIPRRRLVKVFGFGGIGLLGSALLYTVLPKNKSTITVSKLAGSDYTTIAEAIENAQANTRIVVQPGLYLEGLVINKPLEIMGEGSTADIVIESQNSDCILMKSDYAKVSGLTLRCTAGKNNKKFYAVDIPQGQLVLENCNITSDSLACVAIHNPTANPIIRQCEIHDSKASGVFVYDNGQGTIEDCYFFNSALSGVTIQEGGNPTVQGCRIRDGGILIDKNGKGNISNCEIFNTTLGAGIEIRKNGNPLIEKSEIRDGRGGGILVDNNGLGTIKECNIFNNTLSGIEIRNGSNVVIRDCKINRNQEYAIYIHNQAIGTVENSDLTGNVRGVFEIDDTSQAQRSDNQE from the coding sequence ATGAGCCTCTGCATAAACCCCCGATGCACCAATCCACAGAATCCTGACAATCTCCTATTTTGTCAAGCTTGTGGTTCAGAGTTACTCTTAGAAGGATGTTATCGAGTAGTAAGTGTTCTAGGCTGGGGTGGCTTTGGTAAAACTTTTGTTGTCCATGACGCACGCACTCAAACAACTAAAGTCCTCAAGATTTTAACTAATCATCATCCAAAAGCGATCGAGTTATTTCAAAGGGAAGCAGAGGTCTTAACTCACCTCAATCATCCTGGTATCCCTAGGGTCGAAGCCAATGGTTACTTTATCTATTTTCCTAGGAATAGCCAAGAGCCATTACACTGCCTAGTAATGGAAAAAATCGAAGGATTAGATTTAGGCGCGTATTTAACCCAAAGAGAATATCGACCCATTGACCAAAAATTAGCCCTTCAATGGCTGAAAGAAGCAGTCATAATTCTTCAGCAAGTTCACCAACAGGGTCTATTTCACCGGGATATTAAACCATCTAACATTATGCTACGGGCAGATGGTCGTTTAGCATTAATTGACTTTGGTACAGCTAGGTCAATTACCCAAACCTACATTGCCAAGCAATCTATTGGACAAGTTACAGGCGTAATTTCCGCAGGTTATACACCATCAGAGCAAATTAATGGTCAGGCTGTGCAACAATCGGATTTTTTTGCTTTAGGTCGGACTTTTGTTTATTTGCTGACTGGAAAAGAACCAACTAACTCACTAATTTATGATGGTTACAGTGATGAATTGCGCTGGCGTGACCACACAAATATATTACCGCAGTTTGCAGATTTACTAGACCAAATGATGGCGCGTTTACCTAATCAACGCCCTCAAAATACTCAGCTAATTTTGCAAAAATTGGCAGAAATTGACAAAGTTTTACACCCACCTGTGATTACTGACCCGCCAAAAATTCCCAGGCGGCGTTTAGTAAAGGTGTTTGGTTTTGGTGGAATCGGATTACTGGGGTCAGCACTTTTATATACAGTTCTTCCTAAAAATAAATCAACTATTACTGTTTCTAAATTAGCAGGTAGTGACTATACAACTATTGCTGAAGCCATTGAAAATGCCCAAGCAAACACACGTATTGTTGTACAGCCTGGGTTATATTTAGAAGGTTTGGTGATTAACAAACCACTAGAAATTATGGGTGAAGGTTCTACCGCAGATATTGTGATTGAAAGTCAAAATTCAGATTGCATTCTGATGAAATCTGACTATGCTAAGGTTAGTGGTTTGACGCTGCGCTGTACGGCTGGTAAGAATAACAAAAAATTCTATGCTGTGGATATTCCTCAAGGACAATTAGTTTTAGAAAATTGCAATATTACCTCTGATTCTTTGGCTTGTGTAGCTATTCATAATCCCACGGCTAACCCTATTATCCGTCAATGCGAAATCCATGACAGTAAAGCTAGTGGTGTATTTGTTTATGATAATGGTCAAGGAACTATAGAAGACTGTTATTTTTTTAATTCTGCTTTATCAGGTGTCACCATCCAAGAAGGTGGAAACCCCACAGTTCAAGGTTGCAGAATCCGCGATGGTGGTATTCTCATCGATAAAAATGGTAAAGGAAATATCAGCAATTGCGAAATTTTCAATACAACATTAGGTGCAGGTATAGAAATACGTAAAAATGGCAATCCTTTAATCGAAAAATCGGAAATTCGGGATGGTAGAGGTGGTGGTATTTTAGTAGATAATAATGGGCTAGGAACGATTAAAGAATGCAATATATTTAATAATACTTTATCTGGTATAGAAATTAGAAATGGTAGCAATGTTGTAATTAGAGATTGCAAAATTAATCGGAATCAAGAATATGCTATATATATCCATAACCAAGCTATAGGTACAGTTGAAAACTCTGATTTAACAGGTAATGTGCGAGGGGTGTTTGAAATTGATGATACTTCTCAAGCACAACGGAGTGATAATCAGGAATAA
- the bcp gene encoding thioredoxin-dependent thiol peroxidase, with protein sequence MNDIPQIGQPAPDFSSPDHNGDIVSLNDLNSQWVVIYFYPKDDTPGCTTEATDFTALHQKFSELGAKILGVSPDLGKVHCKFIDKHNLSITLLSDPEHQLIEAYGAWRLKKFMGKEYMGVARSTFLISPDQIIAYAWPNVKVKGHAQTVLNKLQELAAN encoded by the coding sequence ATGAACGATATTCCCCAAATCGGACAACCAGCACCTGATTTTTCTAGCCCAGACCACAATGGCGATATTGTCAGTCTTAATGATTTAAACTCTCAATGGGTTGTGATTTATTTTTACCCTAAAGATGATACTCCTGGATGCACAACAGAAGCAACAGATTTTACAGCATTGCATCAGAAATTTAGTGAATTAGGAGCAAAAATTTTAGGGGTAAGTCCAGATTTAGGTAAAGTCCATTGCAAATTTATTGATAAACATAACTTGTCTATTACATTATTAAGTGACCCAGAACATCAATTGATTGAAGCTTATGGTGCTTGGCGTTTAAAGAAGTTTATGGGCAAAGAATATATGGGTGTAGCACGTTCCACTTTTTTAATTTCACCTGATCAAATTATTGCCTATGCTTGGCCAAATGTTAAGGTCAAAGGTCATGCCCAAACAGTGTTAAATAAATTGCAGGAATTAGCGGCTAATTAA
- a CDS encoding cysteine desulfurase family protein — MYNRPIYLDCHATTPVDERVLAAMLPYFTEKFGNPASISHIYGWETEAAVKQAREILAAAINATPEEIVFTSGATEANNLAIKGVAEAYFQKGQHIITVVTEHNAVLDPCEYLKTLGFDITILPVQANGLIDLTELEKALRPETILVSVMAANNEIGVLQPIAEIGKICHERQIIFHTDAAQAIGKIPLDVQAMHIDLMSLTAHKVYGPKGIGALYVRRRNPRVQLAPQQHGGGHERGMRSGTLYTPQIVGFGKAVEIALAEQETENQRLTQLRQSLWNQLLELEGIYLNGHPTQRLAGNLNISIEGVDGAALSLGLQPVMAVSSGSACTSTKTTPSHVLTALGHSEKLAYASVRFGIGRFNTPTEIDIVAKHAIATIQSLRH; from the coding sequence ATGTATAATCGTCCTATATATCTTGATTGTCATGCTACCACCCCTGTAGATGAACGGGTATTAGCAGCGATGCTACCCTACTTTACAGAAAAATTTGGTAATCCAGCTAGTATTAGTCACATTTACGGCTGGGAAACAGAAGCTGCTGTTAAACAAGCGCGGGAAATATTAGCCGCAGCAATTAACGCTACACCAGAAGAAATTGTGTTTACTAGCGGTGCAACGGAAGCCAATAATTTAGCAATTAAAGGTGTTGCTGAAGCTTATTTTCAAAAAGGTCAACATATTATTACTGTAGTAACTGAACATAATGCAGTGCTTGACCCTTGTGAATATTTAAAAACCCTTGGGTTTGATATTACTATCTTGCCAGTTCAAGCCAATGGATTAATAGATTTAACAGAATTGGAAAAGGCGTTGCGTCCTGAAACAATTTTAGTATCGGTGATGGCGGCTAATAATGAAATTGGGGTGTTGCAACCAATAGCTGAAATTGGGAAAATATGTCACGAACGTCAGATTATTTTCCATACAGATGCAGCCCAAGCTATTGGTAAAATTCCCCTAGATGTGCAAGCAATGCACATAGATTTAATGTCTCTGACAGCCCATAAAGTTTACGGGCCAAAGGGGATTGGTGCATTGTATGTCCGTAGACGCAACCCCAGAGTCCAACTTGCACCCCAGCAGCATGGGGGAGGACATGAACGGGGAATGCGTTCTGGGACTTTGTACACACCGCAAATTGTTGGTTTTGGCAAAGCGGTAGAAATTGCTTTAGCAGAACAAGAGACAGAAAACCAACGCCTCACCCAGTTAAGACAAAGTTTGTGGAATCAGCTTTTGGAGTTGGAAGGGATTTATCTTAACGGACATCCCACCCAGCGATTAGCCGGAAACTTGAATATTAGCATTGAGGGAGTCGATGGTGCTGCACTGTCGTTGGGGTTACAGCCTGTCATGGCCGTATCTTCTGGTTCAGCTTGTACATCTACAAAAACTACACCTTCCCACGTCCTCACCGCCTTGGGACATTCAGAAAAATTAGCTTATGCCTCAGTTCGCTTTGGGATAGGTAGGTTTAATACGCCAACAGAAATTGATATAGTAGCGAAACACGCGATCGCTACCATTCAAAGTTTACGTCATTGA
- a CDS encoding cyanophycinase has product MTRAFPSIARFLKTVGTMLLRVITRLTAYLRFDFDSNTAEILPPLAGPVFNLGGGGPDVEAAIQWMINQVRGGANSVQKINVVVIRTYGSHDYNRLISEMKGVNSVDTLIVSNRQDANRGEIVQKIRNAGVIFFAGGDQCQYIRSWKNTQLEAAVQSVYQRGGGIGGTSAGSMILSDFIYDACACEDPIETKDALEDPYENITFTYNFFRWHHLQGTIIDTHFNSRKRMGRIMAFIARQIQDGVSSSALGIAVSEETSVVVDKYGKAKVMGRNAAYFVLGDHPPEICKPRTPLTYYDYKIWRVSNGDTFDLNNPPSRGYYFRSVKRGRFDSDPY; this is encoded by the coding sequence ATGACAAGGGCATTCCCAAGTATAGCAAGGTTCTTGAAAACCGTAGGAACTATGTTGTTGAGGGTGATAACCCGTCTTACAGCATACCTAAGATTCGATTTTGATAGCAATACTGCTGAGATTCTGCCCCCATTAGCTGGCCCTGTATTTAACTTGGGTGGCGGTGGGCCTGATGTAGAAGCAGCTATCCAGTGGATGATTAACCAAGTCAGAGGCGGTGCTAACTCTGTCCAGAAAATTAATGTTGTTGTTATCCGCACCTATGGTAGTCATGACTACAATCGCCTAATTTCTGAAATGAAAGGCGTGAACTCTGTGGACACGCTGATAGTTAGCAATCGACAAGACGCAAACAGAGGTGAAATTGTCCAAAAAATCAGAAATGCTGGAGTAATTTTCTTTGCTGGCGGTGATCAATGCCAATACATCCGTAGTTGGAAAAATACCCAACTAGAAGCTGCTGTCCAGTCAGTTTATCAAAGAGGTGGTGGGATTGGTGGCACTAGTGCCGGGTCAATGATTTTAAGTGATTTCATCTATGATGCTTGTGCTTGTGAAGACCCAATTGAAACTAAGGATGCCCTAGAAGATCCTTACGAGAATATTACCTTTACCTACAACTTTTTCCGATGGCATCATTTGCAGGGAACTATCATTGATACTCACTTCAATAGTCGTAAACGCATGGGGCGCATTATGGCGTTTATTGCACGACAAATTCAAGACGGTGTTTCTAGTAGTGCGTTAGGTATCGCTGTGAGTGAGGAGACATCAGTAGTTGTAGATAAATATGGTAAAGCGAAAGTAATGGGGAGGAATGCAGCGTATTTTGTTTTAGGAGATCATCCACCAGAGATATGCAAACCCCGAACACCATTGACATATTACGACTACAAAATTTGGCGTGTTTCTAATGGTGACACCTTTGACCTGAATAACCCGCCCAGTAGGGGCTATTATTTCAGGAGTGTGAAGCGGGGTAGGTTTGATTCTGATCCTTATTAA